One genomic window of Hymenobacter sp. J193 includes the following:
- a CDS encoding HAMP domain-containing sensor histidine kinase, which yields MTIRMRLALQFGVILAVTLILFSSLVYYFSYRTGRDVFTSSLFARALVVGHVYADGANRTDEASRASYRRYLRQFYRTLPEEEVRVYDERSRLVFREGATPQAKVPSNRLEAVRQSGREVWREHDFRQTVGLRYHDLQRQRTFVIMASSMDTDHAKQLTSLRVILGGGLLVALVLVGIGGWFFAGQALRPMQRMVQEVDGITGSDLHRRLSQAQDGQDEVSHLAQRFNRLLDRLETAFVGQRTFVRDASHELRTPLTSLIGELEVALLQKERPAAEYRRVLQSILDAARLLKDLTNGLLQIARASDDPSQIARTNIRLDELLLQAHEEMQRRHPTSRIDLEFQEAASATPYLVWGNEALLLSAMLNVLENACKFSTQTEQPIVASLSTQAGRVSLLVHDQGVGMSEADRKQVFVPFFRAEAVRTVPGHGIGLPLTAKIMALHGGEIRVQSQLGQGTSVWLEMPAA from the coding sequence ATGACGATACGGATGCGGCTGGCTTTGCAGTTTGGAGTCATCCTGGCCGTGACGCTGATCCTGTTTTCGAGCCTGGTGTACTACTTCAGCTACCGCACCGGCCGCGACGTCTTCACCAGCAGCTTGTTTGCGCGGGCGCTGGTGGTAGGTCACGTATACGCCGATGGCGCCAACCGCACCGATGAGGCCAGCCGCGCCTCGTATAGACGCTATCTGCGCCAGTTCTACCGCACCCTGCCCGAGGAGGAGGTGCGGGTGTATGATGAACGGTCCCGGCTGGTTTTCCGCGAAGGCGCCACGCCGCAGGCCAAGGTGCCCTCCAACCGGCTGGAGGCCGTGCGGCAGAGTGGGCGGGAAGTATGGCGGGAGCACGACTTCCGACAAACAGTAGGCCTGCGCTACCACGACCTGCAGCGGCAGCGCACCTTCGTTATCATGGCCTCGTCGATGGACACGGACCATGCCAAGCAGCTGACCAGCCTGCGCGTAATTCTGGGCGGCGGACTGCTGGTGGCGCTGGTGCTGGTAGGCATTGGGGGCTGGTTTTTTGCCGGGCAGGCCTTGCGGCCCATGCAGCGCATGGTGCAGGAAGTGGATGGCATTACGGGCTCCGACCTGCACCGCCGCCTTTCGCAGGCCCAGGATGGGCAGGACGAGGTGTCGCACCTGGCGCAGCGCTTCAACCGCCTGCTCGACCGGCTGGAAACCGCTTTCGTGGGCCAGCGCACGTTCGTGCGCGACGCCTCCCACGAGTTGCGCACCCCGCTTACCTCGCTCATCGGGGAGCTGGAAGTAGCGCTGCTCCAGAAGGAACGCCCGGCCGCCGAGTATCGGCGCGTGCTGCAAAGTATCCTGGATGCGGCCCGCCTGCTTAAAGACCTCACCAACGGCCTGCTGCAGATTGCCCGCGCTTCCGACGACCCTTCGCAGATTGCCCGCACTAACATCCGCCTCGACGAATTGCTGCTGCAGGCCCACGAGGAAATGCAGCGCCGCCACCCCACCAGCCGCATCGACCTGGAGTTTCAGGAGGCAGCATCGGCCACGCCGTATCTGGTGTGGGGCAATGAGGCTCTGCTGCTCTCGGCTATGCTGAACGTGCTCGAAAACGCCTGCAAGTTCTCCACCCAGACAGAGCAGCCCATAGTAGCCAGCCTAAGCACCCAAGCCGGCCGCGTGAGTTTGCTGGTGCACGACCAGGGCGTGGGCATGAGTGAGGCCGACCGCAAGCAGGTTTTCGTGCCATTCTTTCGGGCCGAAGCCGTGCGCACCGTGCCCGGCCATGGCATCGGACTGCCGCTCACGGCCAAGATTATGGCTTTGCATGGGGGCGAAATCCGGGTGCAAAGCCAGTTGGGGCAGGGCACCAGCGTATGGCTGGAAATGCCCGCCGCGTAG
- a CDS encoding carbonic anhydrase codes for MQGIESILDNNRKWVKTMRASDPDFFNRLADGQKPRYLFIGCSDSRVPGSAITGTGPGEMFTHRNIANVVVNTDFNLLSVLQYAVEVLGVQDIMVVGHYGCGGVAAAASNKQYGLIDNWLTNIRDVIRVHDQELQSITDEDSRLRRLVELNVIEQVRNLAKTSIIQNARKRDNPPRLHGLVYDIKEGLLKDLKVEDDLIHELEHIYGTKSAEEHAQDEHEKYAEKVLEDQVDMQLPDDIGTAAK; via the coding sequence ATGCAAGGCATCGAATCCATCCTGGACAACAACCGCAAGTGGGTGAAAACCATGCGCGCCTCCGACCCGGACTTTTTCAATCGTCTGGCCGATGGCCAGAAACCCCGTTACCTGTTTATCGGCTGCTCCGATTCCCGCGTGCCTGGTAGCGCCATCACCGGCACCGGCCCGGGCGAAATGTTCACCCACCGCAACATAGCCAACGTGGTAGTGAACACCGATTTCAACCTGCTTTCGGTGTTGCAGTACGCGGTAGAAGTGCTGGGGGTGCAGGACATTATGGTAGTAGGCCACTACGGCTGCGGCGGGGTGGCGGCGGCAGCCAGCAACAAGCAGTACGGCCTCATCGACAACTGGCTCACCAACATCCGCGACGTTATCCGGGTGCATGATCAGGAGTTGCAGAGTATCACTGACGAAGATTCCCGTCTGCGCCGCCTGGTAGAGCTGAACGTGATAGAACAGGTACGGAACCTGGCTAAAACCAGCATTATCCAGAACGCCCGCAAGCGCGACAACCCACCCCGCCTGCACGGCCTCGTCTACGACATCAAGGAAGGCTTGCTAAAGGATCTGAAGGTGGAAGATGACCTGATTCACGAACTGGAGCACATTTACGGCACTAAGTCTGCCGAGGAACATGCCCAGGATGAGCACGAAAAGTACGCCGAGAAGGTGCTGGAAGACCAAGTGGACATGCAGCTGCCTGATGACATAGGAACAGCTGCAAAATAG
- the ruvC gene encoding crossover junction endodeoxyribonuclease RuvC: protein MILPLASSSELLPKVIMGVDPGTQIMGYAVIEVRGQQVTVLCYDVIDMKKIGSNHALKLKRIFERMLELIDEFLPDELAIEAPFFGVNVQSMLKLGRAQGVAIAACLSRQIPYVEYAPTKVKQAVTGSGNATKEQVAHMLRQTLRLPPIEEASKFLDATDALGVALCHHYQKGNNVKAGGKSWGKFLADNPDKLAAPVAGKKLAATRKKPAA, encoded by the coding sequence ATGATTCTGCCCCTTGCCTCTTCCTCTGAGCTACTGCCCAAAGTCATCATGGGCGTAGACCCCGGCACCCAGATTATGGGCTACGCCGTGATTGAGGTGCGGGGCCAGCAGGTGACCGTGCTGTGCTACGACGTCATTGATATGAAGAAAATCGGCAGCAACCACGCCCTCAAGCTCAAGCGGATTTTTGAGCGGATGCTGGAGCTGATCGACGAGTTTCTGCCCGATGAGCTAGCCATTGAAGCGCCATTTTTTGGGGTGAACGTGCAGAGTATGCTCAAGCTGGGGCGGGCCCAGGGCGTGGCTATTGCCGCCTGTTTGTCGCGCCAGATTCCGTACGTGGAGTACGCGCCCACCAAAGTAAAGCAGGCCGTAACGGGCTCGGGCAACGCCACCAAGGAGCAGGTGGCCCACATGCTCCGCCAGACGCTGCGGCTGCCCCCCATTGAGGAAGCGTCCAAGTTTCTGGATGCCACCGATGCCCTGGGCGTGGCCCTCTGCCACCACTACCAGAAAGGCAACAACGTGAAGGCCGGCGGCAAAAGCTGGGGCAAGTTCCTGGCCGACAACCCCGACAAGCTGGCCGCCCCGGTAGCCGGCAAGAAGCTGGCCGCCACCCGCAAAAAGCCGGCGGCGTAG
- a CDS encoding PhzF family phenazine biosynthesis protein, translated as MQLPLYQVDAFTDTLFAGNPAAVCPLSEWLPAETMQAIAAENNLAETAFFVPRSGAEFEIRWFTPTVEVELCGHATLASAHVLYQHRGFVGPEIVFHSQSGPLRVSRAEAGRLTLDFPARPPQPISLHPEGLLDGLRATPLQLLAGPDLVCVFGSEDEVRALRPDMAHLIKVEYRAVIATAPGPEGIDFVSRFFGPRVGVPEDPVTGSAHTTLVPYWAARLGKTHLHARQVSARGGDLWCELRDDRVLMSGHAVTYLRGEIEV; from the coding sequence ATGCAACTCCCGCTCTACCAGGTCGACGCCTTCACCGATACCCTGTTTGCCGGCAACCCCGCCGCCGTGTGCCCGCTCTCGGAGTGGCTGCCCGCCGAAACCATGCAGGCCATTGCCGCCGAAAACAACCTGGCGGAAACCGCCTTTTTCGTGCCCCGCAGCGGGGCTGAGTTTGAAATTCGTTGGTTTACGCCCACGGTGGAGGTAGAGCTCTGCGGCCACGCTACGCTGGCCTCGGCCCACGTGCTCTACCAGCACCGGGGTTTTGTGGGCCCGGAAATCGTGTTTCATAGCCAGAGCGGCCCGCTGCGGGTTAGCCGAGCCGAAGCCGGCCGTCTGACCCTAGACTTCCCGGCCCGGCCCCCGCAGCCCATCAGCCTGCACCCCGAGGGGCTACTCGACGGCTTGCGGGCCACACCCCTGCAGCTGCTGGCCGGACCCGATCTGGTTTGCGTGTTTGGTAGCGAGGATGAGGTGCGGGCCCTGCGCCCCGATATGGCCCACCTTATCAAGGTAGAGTACCGCGCCGTTATTGCCACCGCGCCTGGGCCTGAGGGTATTGACTTTGTGTCGCGCTTCTTTGGGCCAAGGGTGGGCGTGCCGGAAGATCCGGTGACAGGTTCGGCGCACACCACGCTGGTGCCGTACTGGGCGGCCCGCCTCGGCAAAACTCATCTGCACGCCCGCCAGGTTTCGGCCCGGGGCGGCGACCTGTGGTGCGAGCTGCGCGACGACCGGGTGCTGATGAGCGGCCACGCCGTCACGTATCTGCGCGGGGAGATTGAGGTGTAG
- a CDS encoding SulP family inorganic anion transporter codes for MVSQSPVSGSPTVAPAPRSPFSSLASDVPAGLVVFLVALPLCLGIALASNAPLLSGIIAGMVGGLIVSLLSGSQLSVSGPAAGLTAIIVTAIQTLGSFEALLAAVVIAGAVQVLLGVFRAGFVALYFPSSVIRGMLAAIGLILILKQIPHFLGADADYFEDMTFLQFDGQNTFSAIQSALNAISPGSALIGLFSLGLLLLWDNVLVKKVKALRLVPAALVVVILSILINTMLDTAAPTLRIRPEHLVQLPRITSLNDFLNTFTMPDWSAFMRPATYTVGLTIAIVASLESLLSVEAVDKLDPHNRVTPPNRELLAQGLGNMVSGVLGGLPLTAVIVRSSANINAGAQTRMSAFVHGLLLLVSLLFLGPVLNHIPLSALAAVLLVVGFRLTRPMLYRNQFQLGWQQFLPFIITVLAILFTDLLKGVTIGLVAGIFFVLKANYEQAFFLSAANTPHQPDTIYLKLAEQVSFLNKASIVKVLTELPDNAHVVIDGSNSASIDYDVLEVIENFRLAAPDRGIRLELVDVPQVAVLGH; via the coding sequence ATGGTTTCTCAATCTCCTGTTTCCGGCTCTCCCACCGTTGCGCCGGCGCCCCGTTCCCCCTTCAGCTCCTTGGCCAGTGATGTGCCAGCCGGGCTGGTTGTTTTTCTGGTTGCTTTGCCGCTGTGCTTGGGCATAGCCCTGGCTTCCAACGCACCCCTGCTGTCGGGCATCATTGCCGGTATGGTGGGCGGGTTGATCGTATCCTTGCTCAGCGGCTCGCAGCTGAGCGTGAGCGGTCCGGCCGCGGGGCTTACGGCCATCATCGTTACGGCCATTCAAACGCTCGGCTCATTTGAGGCGCTCCTGGCGGCCGTGGTTATAGCAGGAGCCGTGCAGGTGCTGCTGGGCGTGTTCCGGGCCGGCTTTGTGGCGCTGTATTTCCCTTCCTCGGTTATCCGGGGTATGCTGGCGGCTATTGGCCTTATTCTGATTCTCAAGCAGATACCTCACTTTTTGGGAGCCGATGCCGACTACTTTGAGGACATGACCTTTCTGCAGTTCGACGGGCAGAATACCTTCTCGGCCATCCAAAGCGCCCTGAACGCCATCAGCCCGGGCTCGGCTCTGATCGGCCTTTTCTCGCTGGGGCTGCTGCTGCTGTGGGATAATGTGCTGGTAAAGAAGGTGAAGGCGCTGCGCCTGGTGCCGGCGGCACTGGTGGTTGTTATCCTCTCCATTCTGATTAACACGATGCTCGATACGGCCGCGCCCACGCTGCGCATCCGCCCCGAGCACTTGGTGCAGTTGCCCCGGATTACGTCCCTGAATGACTTCCTGAATACGTTCACCATGCCCGACTGGTCGGCCTTCATGCGGCCAGCCACTTACACCGTGGGTCTGACCATTGCCATTGTGGCCTCGCTGGAAAGCTTGCTGAGTGTAGAAGCTGTGGACAAGCTGGATCCGCACAACCGCGTGACGCCACCCAACCGTGAACTGCTGGCTCAGGGTTTGGGCAACATGGTAAGCGGGGTGCTCGGCGGCCTGCCGCTTACGGCCGTTATCGTGCGCAGCTCGGCCAACATCAACGCCGGCGCCCAGACGCGCATGTCGGCTTTTGTACACGGGCTGCTGCTGCTGGTGAGTCTGCTGTTTCTGGGGCCGGTGCTCAACCATATCCCGCTCTCGGCGCTGGCCGCGGTGCTGCTGGTGGTTGGTTTCCGCCTGACCCGCCCTATGCTCTACCGCAATCAGTTTCAGCTGGGCTGGCAGCAGTTTCTGCCCTTTATCATCACGGTGCTGGCCATCCTGTTCACGGATCTGCTGAAAGGCGTGACGATAGGGTTGGTTGCAGGTATCTTCTTTGTGCTGAAGGCCAACTACGAGCAGGCCTTCTTCCTGAGTGCCGCCAACACCCCGCACCAGCCCGATACCATCTACCTGAAGCTGGCTGAGCAAGTATCGTTTCTCAATAAAGCCAGCATTGTGAAGGTCCTGACTGAGTTACCCGACAACGCGCATGTGGTCATCGACGGCTCCAACTCCGCTTCTATTGACTACGACGTGCTGGAAGTAATTGAAAACTTCCGCCTCGCAGCCCCCGACCGGGGTATCCGTTTGGAACTCGTAGACGTACCTCAGGTAGCCGTACTGGGTCACTAG
- a CDS encoding response regulator transcription factor encodes MKILLVEDEPKVAAFLEKGLSEQTHAVDVAYDGLQGLQQALASSYDLIVLDQMLPGLNGLDVCRRIRAQNTSVPILMLTALGETDDKIRGLDAGADDYLVKPFAFQELLARIRALTRRRQENPAGEAPLRLADLTLDPVRKQVMRAGQPIQLTAREFALLHFLLRNQGRVVSRVDILEQVWETSFDTGSNVIDVYINFLRKKIDKDFSPKLIHTLVGMGYVLKED; translated from the coding sequence ATGAAGATACTGCTGGTAGAAGATGAGCCCAAAGTGGCGGCTTTCCTGGAAAAGGGCCTGAGCGAGCAAACCCACGCCGTGGATGTGGCCTACGACGGGCTGCAGGGTTTGCAGCAGGCCTTGGCCTCCAGCTATGACCTGATTGTGCTGGACCAGATGCTGCCGGGCCTCAATGGGCTGGATGTGTGCCGCCGCATCCGGGCGCAGAACACCAGCGTACCCATTCTGATGCTCACGGCCCTGGGCGAAACCGATGACAAAATCCGGGGCCTCGATGCCGGGGCCGACGACTACCTGGTAAAGCCCTTCGCGTTTCAGGAGCTGCTGGCGCGTATCCGGGCCCTCACGCGGCGGCGCCAGGAAAACCCGGCCGGCGAGGCCCCGCTCCGCCTGGCCGACCTCACGCTGGACCCCGTGCGCAAGCAGGTAATGCGGGCCGGGCAGCCCATTCAGCTCACGGCCCGGGAGTTTGCCTTGCTGCATTTTCTGCTGCGCAACCAGGGTAGGGTAGTGTCGCGGGTGGATATTCTGGAGCAGGTCTGGGAAACGTCCTTCGATACCGGTTCCAACGTTATCGACGTGTACATCAACTTCCTGCGCAAAAAAATTGACAAGGACTTTTCTCCTAAGCTTATCCACACGCTCGTGGGCATGGGCTATGTGCTGAAGGAGGACTGA
- a CDS encoding RNA polymerase sigma factor — protein MADTIDALLEGCRRNQPAAQRALYERLGYQLMGVCLRYCPSREEAEDALQLTFVKLFTRLEQYRSQGPFEAWARRIAVTTALNAYHQHRQRGQQVEAEEALDLAHPDGTPFDQMSAEELVRMIGQLPLGYRTVLNLYAIEGYSHAEISTLLGISEGTSKSQLSRARRLLEERLFVLASTTHGND, from the coding sequence ATGGCTGATACGATTGACGCTCTACTTGAAGGATGCCGCCGCAATCAGCCAGCAGCCCAAAGAGCCTTATACGAGCGGCTGGGCTACCAGCTGATGGGCGTGTGCCTGCGCTACTGCCCTTCCCGCGAAGAGGCGGAGGACGCGCTGCAGCTCACGTTCGTCAAACTATTTACCCGCCTGGAGCAATACCGCAGCCAGGGGCCCTTCGAGGCCTGGGCCCGGCGTATTGCCGTCACCACGGCCCTGAACGCCTACCACCAGCACCGGCAGCGGGGCCAGCAGGTGGAAGCCGAAGAAGCACTGGACCTGGCTCACCCCGATGGCACTCCCTTCGACCAGATGTCGGCTGAGGAACTCGTTCGGATGATCGGCCAGCTGCCCCTGGGCTACCGCACCGTTCTCAACCTGTACGCCATTGAGGGCTACAGCCACGCCGAGATTAGCACGCTGCTGGGCATCTCGGAAGGTACCAGCAAATCACAACTGTCGCGGGCACGTCGTCTTCTCGAAGAGCGGCTGTTCGTGTTAGCCTCTACAACTCACGGTAATGACTGA
- a CDS encoding transferase hexapeptide repeat family protein, with amino-acid sequence MIYAFNGFVPVVHETAFVHPQATVTGNVIIGRQVYIGPGAAIRGDWGQIIIEDNCNVQENCTVHMFPGTTVRLQEMAHIGHGAIIHGATIGRNVLVGMNAVIMDRVQVGDESIIGALSFIRADEVIPPRSLVVGNPHKIIRQVSDDMLAWKTEGTRVYMQLPADCHATLRVCEPLREIPADRPVQETHYQTWNERRQ; translated from the coding sequence ATGATTTACGCATTCAACGGTTTTGTGCCGGTGGTTCACGAAACGGCTTTTGTGCATCCGCAGGCGACGGTTACAGGCAACGTCATCATTGGCCGGCAGGTGTACATCGGTCCGGGCGCCGCCATCCGCGGCGACTGGGGGCAGATCATCATTGAAGACAACTGCAACGTGCAGGAAAACTGCACCGTGCATATGTTCCCGGGTACTACTGTGCGGCTGCAGGAAATGGCTCACATCGGCCATGGTGCTATCATCCATGGCGCTACCATTGGCCGCAACGTGCTGGTGGGCATGAATGCCGTTATTATGGACCGCGTGCAGGTCGGCGACGAAAGCATCATCGGGGCGCTCAGCTTTATCCGGGCCGATGAGGTGATTCCGCCGCGCAGCCTCGTGGTGGGCAACCCGCACAAAATTATCCGGCAGGTAAGTGACGACATGCTGGCCTGGAAAACCGAGGGTACCCGCGTGTACATGCAACTGCCCGCCGACTGCCACGCCACGCTACGGGTCTGTGAGCCTCTGCGCGAAATTCCCGCCGACCGCCCGGTACAGGAAACGCATTACCAGACCTGGAATGAGCGCAGGCAGTAG
- a CDS encoding tetratricopeptide repeat protein, with protein sequence MRTLLYRLAFVAALNTLSYASFGQATSDDDPVKKLISEGVALHDAGKYDAALARYQEALKLQPQDVITQAEMAITYYALGKYEEALTLSRQAIASPGKKGPNIYATYANSLDALNRPAEAEQAYRDGLKEFPNYYLLLYNLGVTQYGMKKYDDAQQSFQQAVQANPNHPGSNLSWGLGLVDRGKRIPAILALANFLLLEPNTKRSYENLHQLHQLMSEGVEKTAGGGTVIRVDSSKLKASKKGKQKAKADDFGSSELMLSLLSTMDNLPPELAKNPVETFGFQFNMLCQGLVKKEAAPTGFAATHYVPFFNEMGSKGHMTTFAYLIHFSDDEKPYARQWLEQHPDELKDLISFVSEYNWAK encoded by the coding sequence ATGCGGACACTACTTTATCGGCTTGCTTTTGTAGCAGCTCTGAATACCCTTTCCTACGCCAGCTTCGGGCAGGCAACTTCCGATGATGACCCGGTAAAAAAGCTGATTTCAGAAGGCGTAGCACTACACGATGCAGGCAAGTATGATGCTGCTCTTGCCCGGTACCAAGAGGCCCTAAAGTTGCAGCCTCAAGACGTTATTACCCAGGCAGAAATGGCCATTACCTATTATGCGCTGGGTAAATACGAAGAAGCCTTGACCCTGTCTCGCCAGGCCATTGCCTCACCAGGTAAAAAAGGACCTAATATATACGCCACCTATGCCAACTCCCTCGATGCCCTGAACCGCCCTGCCGAGGCCGAGCAAGCCTACCGCGACGGGCTAAAAGAGTTTCCGAACTACTACCTGCTACTGTACAACCTGGGTGTAACTCAGTACGGTATGAAGAAATATGACGATGCCCAGCAAAGCTTTCAGCAGGCTGTGCAGGCCAACCCCAACCATCCTGGTTCTAACCTGAGTTGGGGCTTGGGCTTGGTAGATCGGGGCAAGCGAATTCCGGCTATTCTAGCGCTGGCCAATTTTCTGCTATTGGAGCCCAACACTAAGCGCTCCTACGAAAACCTGCACCAACTGCACCAGCTCATGAGCGAAGGAGTGGAGAAGACGGCTGGAGGTGGGACTGTAATCCGAGTGGATTCAAGTAAGCTTAAGGCCAGCAAGAAAGGCAAGCAAAAGGCCAAAGCTGATGATTTTGGCAGTAGTGAGTTAATGTTGTCCTTATTGAGTACCATGGATAACTTGCCCCCAGAACTGGCAAAAAACCCTGTAGAAACCTTTGGCTTCCAGTTTAATATGTTATGTCAGGGATTAGTGAAAAAAGAGGCTGCGCCGACCGGTTTTGCGGCTACACACTATGTACCCTTTTTCAATGAAATGGGTAGCAAAGGCCACATGACCACTTTCGCCTACCTTATTCACTTCTCCGACGACGAGAAGCCCTACGCGCGGCAGTGGCTCGAGCAGCATCCCGACGAACTAAAAGACTTAATAAGCTTCGTTAGCGAATACAATTGGGCTAAGTAA
- the paaZ gene encoding phenylacetic acid degradation bifunctional protein PaaZ, translated as MIPTLENYALGRWMPGTGAQQELYDASTGEVVAIANGEGLDFEAMLDYGRRVGNKALRKMTFHERGRMIKALALHLDSKKEDFYTLSYRSGATRADSWIDIEGGIGNLFANASLRRKFPDKPFYVESDPIALSKAGNFMGHHILVPKEGVAVHINAYNFPIWGMLEKIAVNLLAGMPAIVKPAVPTAYLTEAVVREIIKSKILPEGALQLVCGSGHGILDHVTYQDVVTFTGSAETGRKLKSHPRIISEAVPFNLEADSLNSAVLGPDAVPGTAEFDLFIKEVRKEMTAKAGQKCTAIRRIIVPSTLVEDVQIALGKALAQTTVGHPQAEGVRMGALAGMDQVRKVRQQVEQLAKNTPIVYGDLDNVQVIGGDCKVGAFMSPIVLLNSEPFRFTDTHEVEAFGPVATLMPYKDVDEAIALSNLGKGSLVCSVATNDPHVAQDFVLGAATHHGRILVLNGEVAKESTGHGSPLPLLVHGGPGRAGGGQEMGGMRGVEHFMQRVAIQGSPSMITAITEVYQPKARQIEKDKHPFQHYFEELEIGQTYTTHRHTITEADITSFAQVSGDNFYAHVDATSLEGTLFTGRVAHGYYILSKAAGMFVDPRKGPVLLNYGLDECRFTKPVYPGMTIGVKLTVKEKIGQEKRDAEDVAKGIVRWLVDVSDETSETVAVATILTMVKKRDQA; from the coding sequence ATGATCCCCACCCTCGAAAACTACGCCCTGGGCCGCTGGATGCCTGGCACCGGCGCCCAACAGGAACTTTACGATGCCAGCACCGGCGAAGTCGTAGCCATTGCCAACGGTGAAGGCCTCGACTTTGAGGCTATGCTCGACTACGGCCGCCGCGTGGGCAACAAGGCCCTGCGCAAGATGACCTTCCATGAGCGGGGCCGCATGATCAAGGCCCTGGCCCTGCATCTCGACAGTAAAAAGGAAGACTTCTACACGCTCAGCTACCGCAGCGGAGCCACCCGCGCCGACTCCTGGATTGATATTGAAGGCGGTATCGGCAACCTGTTCGCCAATGCCTCCCTGCGCCGCAAGTTTCCCGATAAACCGTTCTACGTGGAGTCGGACCCGATTGCGCTGTCGAAGGCCGGCAACTTCATGGGCCACCACATTCTGGTGCCGAAAGAAGGAGTAGCGGTGCACATCAACGCCTACAACTTCCCCATCTGGGGTATGCTGGAGAAAATTGCGGTGAACCTGCTGGCCGGTATGCCTGCCATCGTGAAGCCGGCCGTGCCCACCGCCTACCTGACCGAGGCCGTGGTGCGCGAAATCATCAAGTCGAAAATTCTGCCCGAGGGGGCGTTGCAGCTCGTGTGCGGCTCCGGCCACGGCATTCTGGACCACGTCACGTACCAGGATGTCGTCACCTTCACCGGCTCGGCCGAAACCGGCCGCAAGCTTAAGAGCCACCCGCGCATCATTTCCGAAGCCGTGCCCTTCAACCTGGAGGCCGACTCGTTGAACTCGGCCGTGCTGGGACCCGACGCTGTGCCGGGAACCGCGGAGTTCGACCTGTTCATCAAGGAAGTGCGCAAGGAAATGACGGCCAAAGCCGGGCAGAAATGCACCGCCATCCGCCGCATTATCGTGCCCTCAACCCTGGTGGAGGATGTGCAGATTGCGCTGGGGAAGGCCCTGGCGCAAACCACCGTGGGCCACCCGCAGGCCGAGGGGGTGCGCATGGGCGCACTGGCCGGCATGGACCAGGTGCGCAAAGTGCGCCAGCAGGTAGAGCAGCTGGCCAAAAATACGCCCATCGTGTACGGCGACTTGGACAACGTGCAGGTTATCGGCGGCGACTGCAAAGTAGGCGCGTTCATGTCGCCCATCGTGCTGCTGAACTCCGAGCCATTCCGGTTCACCGATACCCACGAGGTGGAAGCCTTTGGGCCGGTCGCTACGCTCATGCCTTATAAGGATGTAGACGAAGCCATTGCGCTTTCCAACCTGGGCAAAGGTTCCCTGGTATGCTCCGTGGCTACCAACGACCCCCACGTGGCGCAGGACTTTGTGCTGGGTGCGGCCACCCACCACGGCCGCATTCTGGTGCTGAACGGGGAAGTAGCCAAGGAAAGTACCGGGCACGGCTCCCCGCTGCCGCTGCTGGTGCACGGCGGCCCCGGCCGGGCCGGTGGCGGACAGGAAATGGGCGGCATGCGCGGCGTAGAGCACTTCATGCAGCGCGTAGCCATTCAGGGCTCCCCGAGCATGATTACGGCCATTACGGAGGTGTATCAGCCCAAAGCCCGGCAGATCGAAAAGGACAAGCACCCATTTCAGCACTACTTCGAGGAACTGGAAATAGGGCAGACGTACACGACTCACCGCCACACCATCACGGAAGCCGATATCACCAGCTTTGCCCAGGTGTCGGGCGACAATTTCTACGCCCACGTAGACGCCACCTCGCTGGAAGGGACCTTGTTTACGGGGCGCGTGGCCCACGGCTACTACATCCTGAGCAAGGCCGCCGGCATGTTTGTGGACCCGCGCAAAGGTCCCGTGCTGCTCAACTACGGCCTCGATGAGTGCCGCTTCACCAAGCCCGTGTACCCGGGCATGACCATCGGGGTGAAGCTGACCGTGAAGGAAAAAATCGGGCAGGAAAAGCGCGACGCCGAGGACGTAGCCAAGGGCATTGTGCGCTGGCTGGTAGACGTATCCGACGAAACCAGCGAAACCGTGGCCGTGGCTACCATCCTCACGATGGTAAAAAAACGCGACCAGGCATAA